A single Molothrus aeneus isolate 106 chromosome 9, BPBGC_Maene_1.0, whole genome shotgun sequence DNA region contains:
- the MAGOH gene encoding protein mago nashi homolog isoform X1, whose amino-acid sequence MASDFYLRYYVGHKGKFGHEFLEFEFRPDGKLRYANNSNYKNDVMIRKEAYVHKSVMEELKRIIDDSEITKEDDALWPPPDRVGRQELEIVIGDEHISFTTSKIGSLIDVNQSKDPEGLRVFYYLVQDLKCLVFSLIGLHFKIKPI is encoded by the exons ATGGCGAGTGATTTCTACCTCCGCTACTATGTGGGGCACAAGGGGAAATTCGGACACGAGTTCCTCGAGTTCGAGTTCCGGCCTGACG GAAAGCTGCGCTACGCCAACAACAGCAACTACAAGAACGATGTGATGATCCGAAAGGAG GCTTATGTGCACAAGAGTGTGATGGAAGAGCTGAAGAGAATAATCGACGACAGTGAAATCACAAAAGAAGATGATGCTCTGTGGCCTCCTCCTGACAGAGTGGGCAGACAG gaactTGAGATAGTAATTGGTGACGAACACATCTCCTTTACCACGTCAAAAATCGGTTCCCTCATTGATGTAAATCAGTCCAA AGATCCAGAAGGCTTGAGAGTATTCTACTACCTGGTCCAGGACCTTAAATGTCTCGTCTTCAGTCTTATTGGACTCCACTTCAAGATTAAGCCAATTTAA
- the MAGOH gene encoding protein mago nashi homolog isoform X2 — MWGTRGNSDTSSSSSSSGLTPLPAGKLRYANNSNYKNDVMIRKEAYVHKSVMEELKRIIDDSEITKEDDALWPPPDRVGRQELEIVIGDEHISFTTSKIGSLIDVNQSKDPEGLRVFYYLVQDLKCLVFSLIGLHFKIKPI; from the exons ATGTGGGGCACAAGGGGAAATTCGGACACGAGTTCCTCGAGTTCGAGTTCCGGCCTGACG CCTCTCCCCGCAGGAAAGCTGCGCTACGCCAACAACAGCAACTACAAGAACGATGTGATGATCCGAAAGGAG GCTTATGTGCACAAGAGTGTGATGGAAGAGCTGAAGAGAATAATCGACGACAGTGAAATCACAAAAGAAGATGATGCTCTGTGGCCTCCTCCTGACAGAGTGGGCAGACAG gaactTGAGATAGTAATTGGTGACGAACACATCTCCTTTACCACGTCAAAAATCGGTTCCCTCATTGATGTAAATCAGTCCAA AGATCCAGAAGGCTTGAGAGTATTCTACTACCTGGTCCAGGACCTTAAATGTCTCGTCTTCAGTCTTATTGGACTCCACTTCAAGATTAAGCCAATTTAA